The following proteins are co-located in the Panthera uncia isolate 11264 chromosome F1, Puncia_PCG_1.0, whole genome shotgun sequence genome:
- the KISS1 gene encoding metastasis-suppressor KiSS-1, whose translation MNSLVSWQLMLFLCATSFRETFEKVAPMENPLSTGQRLGSQALLAPWEQSPRCAERKPAGAQPNARGASLCPPPESASGPQRPGLCAPRSRLIPAPRGAVLVQREKDLSAYNWNSFGLRYGKRQTAPPGSVRGGRCAWLSARCGMGAGA comes from the exons ATGAACTCGCTGGTTTCTTGGCAGCTGATGCTTTTCCTCTGTGCCACCTCCTTCAGGGAGACATTTGAAAAGGTGGCACCCATGGAGAATCCTCTATCTACAG GCCAGCGGCTCGGATCCCAGGCCCTCCTGGCCCCGTGGGAGCAGAGCCCGCGATGCGCGGAGAGAAAGCCCGCCGGGGCCCAGCCCAACGCGCGGGGGGCCTCGCTGTGCCCTCCTCCCGAGAGTGCCTCGGGGCCCCAGCGGCCAGGCCTGTGCGCCCCCCGCAGCCGCCTGATCCCCGCCCCGCGGGGCGCGGTGCTGGTTCAGCGGGAGAAGGACCTGTCCGCCTACAACTGGAACTCCTTCGGCCTGCGCTACGGGAAGCGGCAGACCGCGCCTCCCGGAAGCGTCCGCGGGGGGCGCTGCGCTTGGCTGAGCGCCAGGTgcgggatgggggcgggggcatGA
- the GOLT1A gene encoding vesicle transport protein GOT1A isoform X3, whose protein sequence is MISITEWQKIGVGTTGFGIFFILFGILLYFDSVLLAFGNLLFLTGLLLIIGLRKTFSFFFQRHKLKGTSFFLGGVVIVLLRWPLLGMFLETYGFLSLFKGFFPVVFGFLGNASDIPFLSALFRRLQGTSSMV, encoded by the exons AAATTGGTGTGGGCACCACCGGCTTCGGAATCTTCTTCATCCTCTTTGGAATACTCCTGTACTTTGATTCGGTGCTCCTGGCCTTCGGAAAC CTGCTATTCCTGACTGGCCTCTTGCTCATCATCGGCCTGAGGAAgaccttttccttcttcttccagaGGCACAAGCTCAAAGGGACCAGCTTCTTCCTGGGGGGTGTGGTCATTGTGCTCCTGCGCTGGCCCCTTCTGGGCATGTTCCTGGAAACCTATGGATTCCTTAGCCTCTTCAA GGGCTTTTTTCCTGTCGTCTTTGGCTTCCTGGGCAATGCCTCTGACATCCCCTTCCTGAGTGCG CTGTTCCGGAGGCTTCAAGGCACCAGCTCAATGGTCTGA
- the GOLT1A gene encoding vesicle transport protein GOT1A isoform X2 yields MEPPHPPPSSSSGGDFQHPNLLPRAHPTPSSLPIAEIGVGTTGFGIFFILFGILLYFDSVLLAFGNRHKLKGTSFFLGGVVIVLLRWPLLGMFLETYGFLSLFKGFFPVVFGFLGNASDIPFLSALFRRLQGTSSMV; encoded by the exons ATGGAGCCGCCCCATCCCCCACCGTCCAGTAGCAGTGGGGGAGACTTCCAGCATCCCAACCTGCTCCCCAGAGCCCATCCCACCCCATCCTCCTTGCCCATTGCAGAAATTGGTGTGGGCACCACCGGCTTCGGAATCTTCTTCATCCTCTTTGGAATACTCCTGTACTTTGATTCGGTGCTCCTGGCCTTCGGAAAC aGGCACAAGCTCAAAGGGACCAGCTTCTTCCTGGGGGGTGTGGTCATTGTGCTCCTGCGCTGGCCCCTTCTGGGCATGTTCCTGGAAACCTATGGATTCCTTAGCCTCTTCAA GGGCTTTTTTCCTGTCGTCTTTGGCTTCCTGGGCAATGCCTCTGACATCCCCTTCCTGAGTGCG CTGTTCCGGAGGCTTCAAGGCACCAGCTCAATGGTCTGA
- the GOLT1A gene encoding vesicle transport protein GOT1A isoform X1, whose protein sequence is MEPPHPPPSSSSGGDFQHPNLLPRAHPTPSSLPIAEIGVGTTGFGIFFILFGILLYFDSVLLAFGNLLFLTGLLLIIGLRKTFSFFFQRHKLKGTSFFLGGVVIVLLRWPLLGMFLETYGFLSLFKGFFPVVFGFLGNASDIPFLSALFRRLQGTSSMV, encoded by the exons ATGGAGCCGCCCCATCCCCCACCGTCCAGTAGCAGTGGGGGAGACTTCCAGCATCCCAACCTGCTCCCCAGAGCCCATCCCACCCCATCCTCCTTGCCCATTGCAGAAATTGGTGTGGGCACCACCGGCTTCGGAATCTTCTTCATCCTCTTTGGAATACTCCTGTACTTTGATTCGGTGCTCCTGGCCTTCGGAAAC CTGCTATTCCTGACTGGCCTCTTGCTCATCATCGGCCTGAGGAAgaccttttccttcttcttccagaGGCACAAGCTCAAAGGGACCAGCTTCTTCCTGGGGGGTGTGGTCATTGTGCTCCTGCGCTGGCCCCTTCTGGGCATGTTCCTGGAAACCTATGGATTCCTTAGCCTCTTCAA GGGCTTTTTTCCTGTCGTCTTTGGCTTCCTGGGCAATGCCTCTGACATCCCCTTCCTGAGTGCG CTGTTCCGGAGGCTTCAAGGCACCAGCTCAATGGTCTGA